The sequence below is a genomic window from Serratia nevei.
TGCTGATCACCGGCGGCACCGGTTTTACCGCCCGCGACAATACGCCGGAAGCGCTGCTGCCGCTGTTCGACAGAGAGGTGGAAGGGTTCGGCGAACTGTTCCGCATGGTGTCGTACGAAGAGATCGGCACCGCGACGATCCAGTCGCGCGCGCTGGCCGGCCTGGCCAACCGCACGGTGATCTTCGCCATGCCGGGCTCCACCCGCGCCTGCCGCACCGCCTGGGTGCGGATTATCGAAGAGCAGTTGGACGCGCGTCATCGCCCGTGCAACTTCCAGCCCCATTTGAAGAAGCCCTGAGTCATGACACAGCTAACCCACATTAACGCCGCCGGCGAAGCCCATATGGTTGACGTTTCCGCCAAGGCCGAAACGGTGCGCGAGGCGCGCGCCGAAGCCTTCGTCGAGATGCTGCCCGCCACGCTGGCGATGATCGTCGACGGCAGCCATCACAAGGGCGACGTGTTCGCCACGGCGCGCATCGCCGGCATTCAGGCGGCCAAACGCACCTGGGAGCTGATCCCGCTGTGCCACCCGCTGATGCTGAGCAAGGTCGAAGTGCAGCTGGAGGCGCAAACGCAGCACAACCGGGTGCGCATCGAAACCTGCTGCCGGTTGACCGGCAAAACCGGCGTCGAGATGGAGGCGCTGACCGCCGCCTCGGTGGCGGCATTGACCATCTACGACATGTGCAAAGCGGTACAGAAAGACATGGTGATCGGCCCGGTGCGCCTGCTGGCGAAAAGCGGCGGCAAATCCGGCGATTTTAAGGTGAACGTATGATCGATATTCTTTTCTTCGCGCAGGTGCGCGAACTGGTGGGCACCGGCGGCCTGTCGATGCCGGCGGATTACCCGACCGTCGAGGCGCTGCGCCAGGCGCTGTGCGCGCGCGGCGATCGCTGGGCGCTGGCGCTGGAGTCCGGCAAGCTGTTGGCGGCGGTCAATCAGTCGCTGGTGGCGGCGGACCATCCGCTGCGCGCCGGCGATGAAGTGGCCTTCTTCCCGCCGGTCACCGGGGGGTAAGCATGGAAAATACCCGCATTCGCGTGGGCGAGGCGCCGTTCAACGTCGGCGACGAGTACCAGTGGCTGGCGCAGTGCGACGCCGATGGCGCGGTGGTGACCTTCACCGGCAAGGTGCGCAACCATAATCTGGGTGACGACGTCAGCGCGCTGACGCTGGAACACTACCCCGGCATGACCGAGAAGGCGCTGGCGGAGATCGTGGCCGAGGCGCGCAGCCGTTGGCCGCTGCAGCGGGTGACGGTGATCCACCGCGTCGGCGCGCTGTATCCCGGCGACGAGATCGTGTTCGTCGGCGTGACCGGCGCGCACCGCAGCATGGCGTTCGCCGCCAGCGAGTTCATCATGGACTACCTGAAGACCCGCGCGCCGTTCTGGAAGCGCGAAGCCACCGGCCAGGGCGATCGTTGGGTCGATGCCCGCGACAGCGATCGCGAGGCCGCGCAGCGCTGGCACGACGCGGCTAAATAACGCGTCAACAGCGGAAACAAATCAAGACCTTTGCCGCTTTCGCCCGGCATATTCTGTGGTACGCTTATAGCAGGCGAAGCCCCGTTCGCGGGGCTTCGGAATCTTGTTTACTACGCAAAAGGTAACCGTCATGGACCGATATCCACGCTCTAATGGTTCAATCGTCGAACGTGCCAACAGCGGCATTCAGGCCTACATGGCGCAGGTTTACGGCTGGATGACCTGCGGTCTGCTGCTGACGGCGTTCGTTTCCTGGTATGCGGCCAACACGCCCGCGATCCTCAACTTCATCTTCTCCAGCCAGATCACCTTCTTCGGTCTGATCATCGCCCAACTGGCGCTGGTGTTCGTGATCTCCGGCATGGTCAACCGCCTGAGCGGCGCGGTGGCCACTTCGCTGTTCATGCTGTACTCGGCGCTGACCGGGCTGACGCTGTCGAGCATCTTCATCGCCTACACCTACAGCTCGATCGCCAGCACCTTCGTGGTCACCGCCGGCATGTTCGGCGCCATGAGCCTGTACGGTTACACCACCAAGCGCGATCTGAGCGGCTTCGGCAGCATGCTGTTCATGGCGCTGATCGGCATCGTGCTGGCCTCGCTGGTGAACATCTGGCTGAAAAGCACCGCGCTGATGTGGGCGATTACCTACATCGGGGTGGTGGTGTTCGTCGGCCTGACCGCGTACGACACGCAAAAACTCAAGGCGATGGGCGAGCAGCTGAACGCCGATGATAAAGACAGCTTCCGCAAGTACGCCATCGTCGGCGCGCTGACGCTGTATCTCGACTTCATCAACCTGTTCCTGATGTTGCTGCGTATCTTCGGCAACCGTCGCTAAACCCGTGGCCTTTCAAGCAGTAGCTTGAAATCCACAGGACTTACCGGGCTCTGCATGTGACATGCAGAGCTTTTTTTATGCGATTTTGCGGCGGAACAGCGCGTAGGCGGCGCTGCCGGTGGTGGCGGTGATCACCAGCAGCGGCCACAGGCTGTGCCAGATGATGTCGAAGCTGGCGTCCTTCAGGTAGATCTGCTTGGTGATGTCGGTGAAGTGGCGTATCGGGTTGACCC
It includes:
- the moaB gene encoding molybdenum cofactor biosynthesis protein B — protein: MSHASSEFIPAHIAILTVSDSRGAAEDTSGQYLQEAAQEAGHQVVDRAIVKDDIYQIRARVSAWIADDNVQAVLITGGTGFTARDNTPEALLPLFDREVEGFGELFRMVSYEEIGTATIQSRALAGLANRTVIFAMPGSTRACRTAWVRIIEEQLDARHRPCNFQPHLKKP
- the moaC gene encoding cyclic pyranopterin monophosphate synthase MoaC translates to MTQLTHINAAGEAHMVDVSAKAETVREARAEAFVEMLPATLAMIVDGSHHKGDVFATARIAGIQAAKRTWELIPLCHPLMLSKVEVQLEAQTQHNRVRIETCCRLTGKTGVEMEALTAASVAALTIYDMCKAVQKDMVIGPVRLLAKSGGKSGDFKVNV
- the moaD gene encoding molybdopterin synthase sulfur carrier subunit, with translation MIDILFFAQVRELVGTGGLSMPADYPTVEALRQALCARGDRWALALESGKLLAAVNQSLVAADHPLRAGDEVAFFPPVTGG
- the moaE gene encoding molybdopterin synthase catalytic subunit MoaE, yielding MENTRIRVGEAPFNVGDEYQWLAQCDADGAVVTFTGKVRNHNLGDDVSALTLEHYPGMTEKALAEIVAEARSRWPLQRVTVIHRVGALYPGDEIVFVGVTGAHRSMAFAASEFIMDYLKTRAPFWKREATGQGDRWVDARDSDREAAQRWHDAAK
- a CDS encoding Bax inhibitor-1 family protein, producing the protein MDRYPRSNGSIVERANSGIQAYMAQVYGWMTCGLLLTAFVSWYAANTPAILNFIFSSQITFFGLIIAQLALVFVISGMVNRLSGAVATSLFMLYSALTGLTLSSIFIAYTYSSIASTFVVTAGMFGAMSLYGYTTKRDLSGFGSMLFMALIGIVLASLVNIWLKSTALMWAITYIGVVVFVGLTAYDTQKLKAMGEQLNADDKDSFRKYAIVGALTLYLDFINLFLMLLRIFGNRR